One Desulfovibrio fairfieldensis genomic window carries:
- the holA gene encoding DNA polymerase III subunit delta, translated as MSPQNGTDRQGRPGFSFLVCPDSQLLRAHLAEQLAVFPPAGGPWERHVYWGDEDPPPRFWEQLSLQGLFGASRVLLVRQAQLWPAAVWKKISQALARPSAQCWPFFCLEVNWEKGQPKIPAHIAKLRCLAFADRQGWIWRHEGLTERGVKRHVQQRARDLGLTFEADALEQFCASVPPDAQAIENELQKLSLLRGGTGDAGGGAITAAMTATAAWSPECNVFACIRHMEAGNLAAVWKELSRSRDSDSLLFSLLALLARELRLLWQTQAGEKVRLHPSEAGFKKQLALRLGPRGLAEGMAAVADAEWQVKSGRRTPEQTLDFLAARLTGLFGLPGSNSRPS; from the coding sequence ATGAGCCCGCAGAACGGAACCGACAGACAGGGCAGGCCCGGTTTCAGCTTTCTGGTCTGCCCGGACAGCCAGTTGCTCCGCGCGCATCTCGCGGAGCAACTGGCTGTCTTTCCACCCGCGGGCGGCCCGTGGGAACGTCACGTCTATTGGGGCGACGAGGACCCCCCCCCGCGCTTCTGGGAGCAGCTCAGCCTGCAAGGCCTGTTCGGCGCTTCGCGTGTCCTGCTGGTCCGTCAGGCCCAGCTCTGGCCGGCGGCCGTCTGGAAAAAGATTTCCCAGGCCCTGGCCAGGCCCTCGGCCCAGTGCTGGCCTTTCTTCTGCCTGGAAGTGAACTGGGAAAAGGGGCAGCCCAAAATTCCGGCGCATATCGCCAAGCTGCGCTGTCTGGCCTTTGCCGACCGGCAGGGCTGGATCTGGCGGCATGAGGGCCTGACCGAACGCGGCGTCAAGCGCCATGTGCAGCAGCGCGCCCGCGATCTGGGTCTGACCTTTGAGGCCGATGCGCTGGAACAGTTCTGCGCCTCCGTGCCACCGGACGCCCAGGCTATCGAAAACGAACTGCAAAAACTCTCGCTTCTGCGCGGCGGGACCGGTGACGCAGGCGGAGGGGCCATCACCGCCGCCATGACCGCAACCGCCGCCTGGAGCCCGGAATGCAACGTCTTTGCCTGCATCCGGCATATGGAGGCCGGTAATCTGGCCGCCGTCTGGAAGGAACTGTCCCGCAGCCGGGACAGCGACAGCCTGCTTTTTTCCCTGCTGGCCCTGCTGGCCCGTGAGCTGCGCCTGCTCTGGCAGACCCAGGCCGGGGAAAAGGTACGCCTGCATCCCTCGGAGGCGGGCTTCAAGAAACAACTGGCACTGCGTCTCGGGCCACGGGGCCTGGCTGAGGGCATGGCGGCCGTGGCGGACGCCGAGTGGCAGGTCAAAAGCGGCCGCCGCACGCCGGAACAGACCCTGGACTTTCTGGCCGCCCGGCTGACCGGCCTGTTCGGCCTGCCTGGCTCAAATTCCCGTCCCTCATAA
- the leuS gene encoding leucine--tRNA ligase translates to MTQERYNPQAIEEKWQARWRKENAFASTHESDKPKYYVLEMFPYPSGNIHMGHVRNYSIGDVVARCKRMQGFNVLHPMGWDAFGLPAENAAIKHHVHPAQWTYANIDNMRAQLQRLGYSYDWSREIATCRPEYYRWEQMFFLRLLEKGLVYRKKAPQNWCPSCHTVLANEQVIDGLCWRCDSRVEQKDLTQWFLKITAYGDELLADLSRLEGGWPDRVLAMQRNWIGKSTGAAISFGLEKSIGGVRGIEVFTTRPDTVFGVTFMTLAPEHPLVEKLIEGYEKAGDVRAFVERIRNMDRLDRQSDTLEKEGIFTGAYALHPFTGQRVPLWLGNFVLADYGTGAVMGVPAHDQRDFDFARKYGLPVRVVISPEGRQLDPQNMTEAWTEPGIMVNSGSFDGMPNEDGKKAVAEALDKDGKGKATTQFRLRDWNISRQRFWGAPIPVIYCEKCGVVPEKEENLPVLLPLDVKVRDDGRSPLPETPSFADCACPCCGGPARRETDTMDTFVESSWYFARYTDARDDKAPFKPEALQYWLPVDQYIGGVEHAILHLLYSRFFTKVLRDLGFFPKDLAEPFTNLLTQGMVLKDGGKMSKSKGNVVDPTEMIKKYGADTVRLFCLFAAPPERDFDWSDSGIEGASRFLARVWRLFTEEEARLLPLNACGSSAEDADSGESRDLRRREHLTVKKAGEDMGGRFQFNTAIAAVMELVNAMYLSREKLGRSEAERRVFSSAMATVLTLLSPITPHLCEELWERLGHTAQLAAEPWPQWDEAATAQDMLTVALQVNGKLRGTLEVPAGADKGALEQAALADPAVQRHTADLTVRKVVVVPGKLVNIVAN, encoded by the coding sequence ATGACGCAAGAACGCTACAATCCGCAGGCTATCGAAGAAAAATGGCAGGCCCGCTGGCGGAAGGAAAACGCCTTCGCCAGCACCCATGAGAGCGACAAGCCCAAATATTACGTGCTGGAGATGTTCCCCTATCCCTCGGGCAACATCCACATGGGCCATGTGCGCAACTATTCCATCGGCGACGTGGTGGCGCGCTGCAAGCGCATGCAGGGCTTCAACGTGCTGCACCCCATGGGCTGGGATGCCTTCGGCCTGCCCGCCGAAAACGCGGCCATCAAGCACCACGTGCACCCGGCCCAGTGGACCTACGCCAATATCGACAATATGCGCGCCCAGTTGCAGCGCCTGGGCTATTCCTATGACTGGTCGCGCGAAATCGCCACCTGCCGCCCGGAATACTACCGCTGGGAACAGATGTTCTTCCTGCGCCTGCTGGAAAAAGGCCTGGTCTACCGTAAAAAGGCCCCGCAGAACTGGTGCCCCTCCTGTCATACTGTGCTTGCCAACGAACAGGTCATCGACGGCCTCTGCTGGCGCTGCGACAGCAGGGTGGAACAGAAGGATCTGACCCAGTGGTTCCTGAAGATCACGGCCTACGGGGACGAACTGCTGGCCGACCTCTCCCGCCTGGAAGGCGGCTGGCCGGACCGCGTGCTGGCCATGCAGCGCAACTGGATCGGCAAATCCACGGGCGCGGCCATCAGCTTCGGCCTGGAAAAAAGCATTGGCGGCGTGCGGGGCATCGAGGTGTTCACCACCCGGCCGGACACCGTGTTCGGCGTGACCTTCATGACCCTGGCCCCGGAACATCCCCTGGTGGAAAAGCTCATTGAGGGCTACGAAAAAGCCGGGGACGTGCGCGCCTTTGTGGAACGCATCCGGAACATGGACCGCCTGGACCGCCAGTCCGACACCCTGGAAAAAGAAGGCATCTTCACCGGCGCATACGCCCTGCACCCCTTCACCGGCCAACGCGTGCCGCTCTGGCTGGGCAATTTCGTCCTGGCCGACTACGGCACCGGCGCGGTCATGGGCGTGCCCGCGCACGACCAGCGCGACTTTGACTTCGCCCGCAAGTACGGTCTGCCTGTGCGGGTGGTCATCAGTCCCGAGGGGCGTCAGCTCGATCCTCAAAATATGACCGAAGCCTGGACCGAACCCGGCATCATGGTCAATTCCGGTTCCTTTGACGGCATGCCCAACGAGGACGGCAAAAAGGCCGTGGCCGAAGCCCTGGACAAGGACGGCAAGGGCAAAGCCACCACCCAGTTCCGCCTGCGCGACTGGAACATCTCGCGCCAGCGCTTCTGGGGCGCGCCCATTCCGGTGATTTACTGTGAAAAGTGCGGCGTGGTGCCGGAAAAGGAAGAAAACCTTCCGGTGCTCCTGCCCCTGGACGTAAAAGTGCGCGACGACGGCCGCTCTCCCCTGCCGGAAACGCCCTCCTTCGCGGACTGCGCCTGCCCCTGCTGCGGCGGCCCGGCCCGGCGCGAAACCGACACCATGGACACTTTTGTGGAGTCCTCCTGGTACTTTGCCCGCTATACCGACGCCCGCGACGACAAAGCCCCCTTCAAGCCCGAAGCCCTGCAATACTGGCTGCCCGTGGACCAGTACATCGGCGGCGTGGAGCACGCCATTCTGCATCTGCTCTATTCCCGCTTCTTCACCAAGGTACTGCGCGATCTGGGCTTCTTCCCCAAGGATCTGGCCGAGCCCTTCACCAACCTGCTGACCCAGGGCATGGTGCTCAAGGACGGCGGCAAGATGTCCAAGTCCAAGGGCAATGTGGTCGATCCCACGGAGATGATCAAAAAATACGGTGCGGACACCGTGCGCCTGTTCTGTCTGTTCGCGGCCCCGCCGGAGCGGGATTTCGACTGGTCCGACTCGGGCATTGAAGGCGCGTCGCGCTTCCTCGCCCGCGTCTGGCGGCTGTTTACCGAAGAAGAGGCCCGGCTGCTGCCGCTCAATGCCTGCGGCTCCTCCGCCGAAGACGCAGACAGCGGGGAAAGCCGCGATCTGCGCCGCAGGGAACACCTCACGGTAAAAAAGGCCGGAGAGGACATGGGCGGCCGCTTCCAGTTCAATACGGCCATCGCCGCCGTCATGGAGCTGGTCAACGCCATGTACCTTTCGCGCGAAAAACTGGGCCGGAGCGAGGCAGAGCGCCGCGTCTTCTCCTCGGCCATGGCCACGGTGCTGACCCTGCTCTCGCCCATCACCCCGCATCTCTGCGAGGAGCTCTGGGAGCGCCTGGGCCACACGGCGCAACTTGCCGCCGAGCCCTGGCCCCAATGGGATGAAGCGGCCACGGCCCAGGACATGCTCACCGTGGCCCTGCAGGTCAACGGCAAGCTGCGCGGCACGTTGGAAGTGCCCGCCGGAGCGGACAAGGGCGCCCTGGAACAGGCAGCCCTGGCCGATCCCGCCGTGCAGCGCCACACAGCCGATCTGACCGTGCGCAAAGTGGTGGTAGTGCCCGGCAAACTGGTCAACATCGTGGCCAATTAG
- the nusB gene encoding transcription antitermination factor NusB has product MSKAKNTTRRGARELAFQVLYGLSFTPAESRADLRRAFVLSPHNTAMDEQDLGSEPTGFAWELVEGVWGNSAALDTAISRFSHNWRVDRMGRIELTLLRLAVFEMLYRQDVPPKVAINEALELSGQFGEDNAKNFVNGILDAAAKALESGELVPSAGQAPANS; this is encoded by the coding sequence ATGAGCAAGGCTAAGAACACCACCCGCCGGGGCGCGCGCGAACTGGCCTTTCAGGTGCTCTACGGGCTTTCCTTCACTCCGGCGGAAAGCCGCGCGGACCTGCGCCGGGCCTTTGTGCTCTCCCCCCACAATACGGCCATGGACGAGCAGGATCTCGGCAGCGAGCCCACGGGCTTCGCCTGGGAACTGGTGGAAGGCGTCTGGGGCAACAGCGCCGCACTGGACACGGCCATCAGCCGTTTTTCCCACAACTGGCGGGTGGACCGCATGGGCCGCATCGAACTGACCCTGCTGCGCCTGGCCGTGTTTGAAATGCTCTACCGCCAGGACGTGCCGCCCAAGGTGGCCATCAACGAGGCGCTGGAGCTGAGCGGCCAGTTCGGCGAAGACAACGCCAAAAACTTCGTCAACGGCATTCTGGACGCGGCGGCCAAGGCCCTGGAAAGCGGCGAACTGGTGCCGTCCGCGGGTCAGGCCCCCGCCAATTCCTAA
- the ribE gene encoding 6,7-dimethyl-8-ribityllumazine synthase: MNQVKTIAGRLDAKGLKVAIVATRFNDFIVDRLVGGALDYLERHGLDPADITLVRIPGAFELPLVCQKLADARKYDGILALGAVIRGGTPHFDYVCAEASKGIAQAMLGSGTPIGFGLLTCDSIEQAIERAGSKGGNKGVEAAAAMLETIRVLEQL; the protein is encoded by the coding sequence ATGAACCAAGTCAAAACCATCGCGGGCCGACTCGACGCCAAAGGCCTGAAGGTCGCCATCGTGGCAACCCGCTTCAACGACTTCATCGTGGACCGCCTGGTGGGCGGCGCTCTGGACTACCTGGAACGCCACGGCCTGGACCCGGCGGACATCACCCTGGTGCGCATTCCCGGCGCGTTCGAGCTGCCCCTGGTCTGCCAGAAGCTCGCCGATGCGCGCAAATACGACGGCATTCTGGCCTTGGGCGCGGTGATCCGGGGCGGCACCCCGCACTTCGACTATGTCTGCGCCGAGGCCAGCAAAGGGATTGCCCAAGCCATGCTGGGGTCCGGCACGCCCATCGGCTTCGGCCTGCTGACCTGCGACAGCATCGAGCAGGCCATTGAACGCGCCGGGTCCAAAGGCGGCAACAAAGGCGTGGAAGCCGCCGCGGCCATGCTGGAAACCATCCGCGTGCTGGAGCAGTTGTAA
- a CDS encoding riboflavin synthase, which translates to MFTGIIQGQGEITSLRKNGTECRLAIRPLFTLTDVIDGESIAVNGACLSVESHSREGFTAYASAETLARTTLGTLRNGDPVNLERALALGDRLGGHLVSGHVDCLATVREVRPSGQSVCCRLEFPASFGPEVIAKGSVALDGISLTVNDCGPDFLEVNIIPDTQKRTTMRLWRPGTRVNMETDLIGKYVRSLLGPWSGLSGKDAGSDAATRTGAGLSRELLLRNGFI; encoded by the coding sequence ATGTTCACAGGCATCATCCAGGGACAGGGCGAAATAACCTCCCTGCGCAAAAACGGCACGGAATGCCGCCTGGCCATCCGCCCCCTGTTCACCCTGACGGACGTCATCGACGGCGAATCCATCGCGGTCAACGGCGCCTGCCTTTCGGTGGAAAGCCACAGCCGCGAGGGCTTCACGGCATACGCCTCGGCGGAAACCCTGGCGCGCACCACTTTGGGCACTCTGCGCAACGGGGATCCGGTCAACCTGGAACGGGCTCTGGCTCTGGGCGACCGCCTGGGCGGCCATCTGGTCAGCGGCCATGTGGACTGCCTGGCCACGGTGCGCGAAGTGCGCCCCTCCGGGCAATCCGTGTGCTGCCGCCTGGAATTTCCGGCATCTTTCGGCCCCGAAGTCATTGCCAAAGGTTCGGTGGCCCTTGACGGAATCAGTCTGACGGTCAATGATTGCGGCCCGGATTTTCTGGAGGTCAATATCATTCCCGACACGCAGAAGCGCACCACCATGCGCCTGTGGCGGCCCGGCACGCGCGTCAATATGGAAACGGACCTCATCGGCAAATATGTGCGCAGCCTGCTGGGCCCCTGGTCAGGGTTGTCCGGCAAGGATGCCGGAAGCGACGCGGCAACGCGAACGGGCGCGGGCCTCAGCCGGGAGCTGCTGCTGCGCAACGGATTCATATAA
- the ribD gene encoding bifunctional diaminohydroxyphosphoribosylaminopyrimidine deaminase/5-amino-6-(5-phosphoribosylamino)uracil reductase RibD: MTEQDFAPFMREAIALAEQGRWKACPNPTVGAVLLRDGRVVARGWHHEAGRDHAEVDCLKDAATRGVDPKGCTLVVTLEPCNHQGKTPPCTQAILDAGISRVVMGLADPNPQAAGGAARLCDAGVEVLGPVCEAECRDLVADFLVWQSTDRPYVILKMAATLDGRIATRNGQSQWISCETSRHEVQELRAGLGLSGGAVLVGGGTFRADNPRLTAREDGYDGPQPLACLLTSRLPKPDADFHLLKERPGQTIFLASPAAAASTTAQALRQMGVRVLALGPGPQGGPDFPELFRALRRELGCPYVLCEGGGRLALALLEAGFVDEFHLHLAPMILGDSDARPLFAGRAPLSLDEALRLRVSRTGLCGNDVHILLRPAVPPDAGRGA, encoded by the coding sequence ATGACTGAACAGGATTTCGCTCCGTTCATGCGCGAGGCCATAGCCTTGGCCGAACAGGGCCGCTGGAAGGCCTGCCCCAACCCCACGGTGGGGGCGGTGCTGTTGCGCGACGGCCGGGTTGTGGCGCGCGGCTGGCACCATGAGGCGGGACGGGACCACGCCGAGGTGGATTGCCTGAAAGACGCGGCGACGCGGGGCGTGGACCCCAAAGGCTGCACCCTGGTGGTCACGCTGGAACCCTGCAACCACCAGGGCAAGACGCCGCCCTGCACCCAAGCCATCCTGGACGCGGGCATCAGCCGGGTGGTTATGGGCCTGGCGGACCCCAATCCCCAGGCCGCGGGCGGCGCGGCCCGCCTGTGCGATGCCGGAGTGGAAGTGCTCGGCCCGGTCTGCGAAGCGGAATGCCGCGATCTGGTGGCGGATTTTCTGGTCTGGCAAAGCACGGACAGGCCCTATGTCATTTTGAAGATGGCCGCCACCCTGGACGGACGGATCGCCACACGCAACGGCCAGTCCCAGTGGATCAGCTGCGAGACATCCCGCCATGAAGTGCAGGAACTGCGCGCGGGTCTGGGACTGAGCGGCGGGGCCGTGCTGGTGGGCGGGGGCACCTTCCGGGCGGACAATCCCCGGCTGACCGCGCGCGAGGACGGCTACGACGGCCCGCAGCCTCTGGCCTGCCTGCTGACTTCGCGTCTGCCCAAACCTGACGCTGACTTCCATCTGCTCAAGGAACGCCCCGGTCAGACGATTTTTCTGGCCTCCCCGGCCGCGGCGGCCTCTACCACGGCCCAGGCCCTGCGCCAAATGGGCGTACGCGTGCTGGCCCTGGGACCCGGCCCGCAAGGCGGCCCGGATTTTCCCGAACTGTTCCGGGCCCTGCGCCGGGAACTGGGCTGCCCCTATGTGCTCTGCGAAGGCGGCGGACGTCTGGCCCTGGCCCTGCTGGAAGCGGGCTTTGTGGATGAATTCCATCTGCATCTCGCGCCCATGATCCTGGGCGACAGCGATGCCCGTCCGTTGTTCGCCGGGCGTGCGCCCCTGAGCCTGGACGAGGCCCTGCGCCTGCGGGTCAGCCGTACCGGCCTCTGCGGCAACGATGTCCATATTCTGCTGCGTCCGGCGGTCCCGCCTGACGCCGGCCGGGGGGCCTGA
- a CDS encoding deoxycytidylate deaminase → MQRLPWPDYFMNITYLVSERSTCTRRRVGAVAVKDKRILATGYNGAPAGVPHCLEVGCLREQLGIPSGQRHEICRGLHAEQNVIIQAAVHGINIQGAELYCTTHPCVLCSKMLINCGIRRIYYAEDYPDDLATAMLREAGVTVEQFPFTPPRISGMPGGMSGEKRHD, encoded by the coding sequence ATGCAACGACTGCCCTGGCCTGATTATTTCATGAATATCACCTATCTGGTAAGCGAGCGTTCCACTTGTACCCGCCGCCGGGTGGGCGCCGTGGCCGTCAAAGACAAACGAATTCTGGCCACAGGCTACAACGGCGCGCCCGCAGGCGTGCCCCACTGCCTGGAGGTGGGCTGCCTGCGCGAGCAGCTCGGCATTCCTTCGGGCCAGCGCCATGAGATCTGCCGCGGCCTGCACGCCGAGCAGAACGTCATCATCCAGGCTGCGGTGCACGGCATCAACATTCAGGGCGCCGAACTCTACTGCACTACCCACCCCTGTGTGCTGTGCAGCAAAATGCTGATCAATTGCGGCATCCGCCGCATTTATTACGCCGAGGACTATCCCGACGACCTGGCCACGGCCATGCTGCGGGAGGCCGGCGTCACGGTGGAACAATTCCCCTTCACCCCGCCCCGCATCAGCGGTATGCCCGGGGGCATGAGCGGAGAAAAACGCCATGACTGA
- the glyA gene encoding serine hydroxymethyltransferase produces the protein MDEILLQDPELARAIILESDRQVSKLELIASENFVSPAVREAQGSVLTHKYAEGYPGKRYYGGCEYVDIAETLAQDRAKQLFGCGYVNVQPHSGSQANMAAYFACLKPGDVILGMNLSHGGHLTHGSPVNFSGRLFKVVSYGVRKETGRIDYDEVAALAREHKPAVIMAGASAYPRRIDFARFRAIADEVGAKLMVDMAHIAGLVAVGLHESPIPHAHITTTTTHKTLRGPRGGMILSSEDNAKTLNSQIFPGIQGGPLMHVIAAKAVAFGEALRPAFAAYQQRVLDNTAALAQSMMDAGFELVSGGTDNHLMLVDLTNKDITGKDAEQALDQAGITVNKNTVPFETRSPFVTSGIRLGTAALTTRGLQQEDMRTVGGFIVEALEKRQDAQELTRIRKNVEDFARQFPLFTW, from the coding sequence ATGGACGAAATTCTGCTTCAAGATCCGGAGCTGGCCCGGGCCATCATTCTGGAATCCGACCGGCAGGTGAGCAAACTGGAACTGATCGCCTCTGAGAACTTTGTTTCGCCCGCCGTGCGCGAAGCCCAGGGCAGCGTGCTGACCCACAAATATGCCGAAGGCTATCCCGGCAAGCGCTATTACGGCGGCTGCGAATACGTGGACATCGCCGAAACCCTGGCCCAGGACCGGGCCAAGCAGCTCTTCGGTTGCGGCTACGTCAACGTGCAGCCCCATTCCGGTTCCCAGGCCAATATGGCCGCCTATTTCGCCTGCCTCAAGCCCGGCGACGTGATCCTGGGCATGAATCTCTCCCACGGCGGGCATCTGACCCACGGCAGCCCGGTGAACTTCTCAGGTCGCCTGTTCAAGGTCGTTTCCTACGGCGTGCGCAAGGAAACAGGCCGCATCGATTATGACGAAGTGGCCGCTCTGGCCCGCGAGCACAAGCCCGCCGTAATCATGGCCGGGGCCAGCGCCTATCCGCGCCGCATCGACTTTGCCCGCTTCCGGGCCATCGCCGACGAGGTGGGGGCCAAACTGATGGTGGACATGGCCCATATCGCGGGCCTGGTGGCCGTGGGTCTGCACGAGAGCCCCATTCCCCACGCCCATATCACCACCACCACCACGCACAAAACCCTGCGCGGCCCGCGCGGCGGCATGATCCTCTCCAGCGAGGACAACGCCAAGACCCTGAACAGCCAGATTTTCCCCGGCATCCAGGGCGGCCCGCTGATGCACGTCATCGCGGCCAAGGCCGTGGCCTTCGGCGAAGCCCTGCGCCCGGCCTTCGCGGCCTATCAGCAGCGGGTGCTCGACAATACCGCCGCTCTGGCCCAATCCATGATGGACGCCGGTTTCGAACTCGTCTCCGGCGGCACGGACAACCACCTCATGCTGGTGGACCTGACCAACAAGGATATCACCGGCAAGGACGCCGAACAGGCCCTGGACCAAGCCGGAATCACGGTGAACAAGAACACCGTGCCCTTTGAAACCCGCTCGCCCTTTGTGACCTCGGGCATCCGCCTGGGCACGGCGGCCCTGACTACGCGCGGCCTGCAACAGGAAGATATGCGCACGGTGGGCGGTTTCATCGTGGAGGCTTTGGAAAAACGCCAGGATGCCCAGGAGCTGACCCGCATTCGCAAGAATGTGGAGGACTTCGCCCGCCAGTTCCCGCTGTTCACCTGGTAG
- the fabF gene encoding beta-ketoacyl-ACP synthase II: MTRPRVVITGVAGVTPLANDIETTWKRLLAGESGIAPITLFDASAYDSRIAGEVKNFVPENYMPPKQVRRMDRFTQFAVASAKMLLQDAGFEVTEANAYDVAVILGVGLGGLHTLETYHTKLLEAGPNKISPFMIPMLISNMGPGQISIFTGAKGPNIVTTTACASAIHAVGTAYSEILLGRATTAISGGVEATVTPLGVAGFTALKALSTHYNDDPTHASRPFDGKRDGFVIGEGAGLLLLESLESARARGAKIYAEVAGYGASGDAYHMTAPCDTGEGMARAMQNALREAGIAPEAVGHINAHATSTQLNDSTETKAIKLVFGEHAGKIKISATKSMTGHLLGAAGGIETVFTALALREEMLPGTINLENPDPECDLDYLADGSRHVACEYAMCNSFGFGGTNASLILKKWTE, translated from the coding sequence ATGACCCGTCCCCGCGTAGTGATCACCGGCGTAGCCGGCGTTACGCCTCTCGCCAACGACATTGAAACCACCTGGAAACGCCTGCTTGCCGGCGAGTCGGGCATCGCGCCCATCACGCTGTTTGACGCTTCGGCCTACGATTCACGCATCGCCGGCGAAGTGAAAAACTTCGTGCCCGAGAACTATATGCCTCCCAAACAGGTGCGGCGCATGGACCGCTTCACCCAGTTTGCCGTGGCCTCGGCCAAGATGCTGTTGCAGGACGCCGGCTTTGAAGTCACCGAGGCCAATGCCTACGATGTGGCCGTGATCCTCGGCGTCGGCCTTGGTGGCCTGCACACCTTGGAGACGTACCACACCAAGCTGCTGGAAGCCGGGCCCAACAAAATTTCGCCCTTTATGATTCCCATGCTGATTTCCAATATGGGACCGGGGCAGATCTCCATTTTCACCGGGGCCAAAGGCCCCAACATCGTCACCACCACAGCCTGCGCCTCGGCCATCCACGCTGTGGGCACGGCCTACAGCGAAATTCTGCTGGGACGGGCCACCACCGCCATTTCCGGCGGCGTGGAAGCCACGGTGACGCCTCTGGGGGTGGCCGGTTTTACGGCCCTCAAAGCCCTGTCCACCCATTACAACGACGACCCCACGCACGCTTCCCGCCCCTTTGACGGCAAGCGCGACGGTTTTGTGATCGGCGAGGGCGCGGGCCTCCTGCTGCTGGAAAGTCTTGAATCCGCCCGGGCGCGCGGCGCGAAGATTTACGCGGAAGTGGCCGGTTACGGCGCTTCCGGCGACGCCTATCACATGACGGCCCCCTGCGACACCGGCGAGGGCATGGCCCGCGCCATGCAGAACGCCCTGCGCGAGGCGGGCATCGCGCCCGAGGCCGTGGGTCACATCAACGCCCATGCCACCTCCACCCAGCTCAACGACAGCACGGAAACCAAGGCCATCAAGCTGGTCTTCGGCGAGCACGCCGGGAAGATCAAAATCTCCGCCACCAAGTCCATGACCGGCCACCTGCTGGGCGCGGCGGGCGGCATTGAGACGGTCTTCACGGCCTTGGCCCTGCGAGAAGAAATGCTGCCCGGCACCATCAACCTGGAAAATCCCGACCCTGAGTGCGATCTGGATTATCTGGCGGACGGCTCGCGGCACGTTGCCTGTGAATACGCAATGTGCAATTCCTTCGGCTTCGGCGGCACCAATGCGAGCCTGATTCTGAAAAAGTGGACCGAGTAA
- the acpP gene encoding acyl carrier protein, with the protein MSDVAEKVTKIIVDQLGVSADEVKPEASFVEDLGADSLDLTELIMAMEEEFDIEIADDDAQKILKVQDAISYIENKK; encoded by the coding sequence ATGTCTGATGTCGCGGAAAAAGTAACAAAAATCATTGTGGACCAACTGGGCGTGAGCGCCGATGAAGTGAAGCCTGAAGCCTCCTTTGTGGAAGACCTCGGCGCTGATTCCCTGGACCTGACCGAACTGATCATGGCCATGGAAGAAGAGTTCGACATCGAAATCGCCGATGACGACGCCCAGAAAATTCTCAAGGTCCAGGACGCCATTTCCTATATTGAAAACAAAAAATAG
- the fabG gene encoding 3-oxoacyl-[acyl-carrier-protein] reductase: MSTAQSTPSAAETLPTALVTGGSRGIGRAIAQTLARDGFQVFLTYVSRPEEAEQAVAEITAAGGRARAFALNVGDSAAVADFFAAEIKDKVDLAVLVNNAGITKDGFLVRMKDEDFDKVLAVNLRGAFVCTREAAKIMSKNRKGRIINISSVVGQMGNAGQINYASAKAGLLGLTKSCAKELASRQITVNAVAPGFIETDMTAALNDDVRASYVESIPLKRMGVAQDVAEAAAFLASDKAGYITGQVLAVNGGMYC, from the coding sequence ATGAGCACAGCGCAGTCCACGCCTTCCGCCGCAGAGACGCTCCCCACGGCCCTGGTGACCGGCGGTTCGCGCGGCATCGGCCGGGCCATCGCCCAGACCCTTGCCCGCGACGGCTTTCAGGTTTTTCTCACCTATGTGAGCCGCCCCGAAGAGGCGGAACAGGCCGTGGCCGAAATCACGGCGGCCGGAGGCCGGGCCCGTGCCTTCGCCCTCAATGTGGGCGACAGCGCGGCCGTGGCGGATTTTTTCGCCGCGGAAATCAAGGACAAGGTGGACTTGGCCGTGCTGGTCAACAATGCAGGCATCACCAAGGACGGATTTCTGGTGCGCATGAAGGACGAGGATTTCGACAAGGTCCTGGCCGTCAATCTGCGCGGAGCCTTTGTCTGCACTCGTGAAGCCGCCAAGATCATGAGTAAAAACCGCAAAGGGCGGATCATCAATATTTCTTCGGTGGTGGGCCAGATGGGCAATGCCGGACAGATCAATTATGCCTCGGCCAAGGCCGGTCTGCTGGGCCTCACCAAATCCTGCGCCAAGGAGCTGGCCTCCCGCCAGATCACGGTCAATGCCGTGGCTCCGGGCTTCATTGAAACCGATATGACGGCGGCCCTGAACGACGACGTGCGCGCGAGCTATGTGGAATCCATTCCCCTGAAGCGCATGGGCGTGGCCCAGGATGTGGCCGAGGCTGCGGCTTTTCTGGCTTCGGACAAAGCCGGATACATCACCGGACAGGTGCTGGCCGTCAACGGCGGCATGTACTGCTGA